The DNA segment GCGATTGTCCTCCATGGAGGACATCCGCGGTCGGCGGAGATCCGTCCTCGCCAAAGGTCAGGCAGGAGGCCGCGATCGCCCTGCTGGTTAACATGCCGCCTATCGGAACGCGAGGGCCGGTGACTCCGGTGTCGGCGCGAATGGCCCGCCGACACCAGATGTCTCTTGCTCAAGCCTTCATGACCGGCGGCGGCCCCCAGGAGCCGTCGAGGATGGAAGGTGGCGTCTTGTTCGGCCAATAGAGCCGCATGGTCATGGCGAAGGACGCGGCAGGCGCGGGTAGCCAGTTCTGCTCTTTGTCCTTGCCCGGCGATTCGTGCTGAAAGTAAAGCGTCAACGAGCCGTCTTCATTATAGATGAAGCTGTTACGCGTGCTGACGGTGAGCTTGTTGAGCGCGTTGGGATAGAACCACAGCCCGTTGTCGATCTGATACATGGTGATCGACCAGAAGCCCTGTTCGTTGATCGGCGGCAGCTCCCCCTTTTTGAAGGTGAGTGTGTAGTTGTTCTTGCCGTCGAGCTTGACGCCGGCGCCGTCCACATAGGTCGTCGGATAGACCGAAACCTGGGTCTGCTGCGAGGGCCAGCCGTTCGAGGCCCAGATGGCGCGGGTCAGATAGTCCGTGCCGTAAATGGCGCCCGTGGTGGTGACCCGCCAGCCATTCACGTCCTTGCCGAGCGTTGCCCAGGTCTCGTTCAGCTTGTCGGTGACGCGCTGGGGCACGTCCTTGAGCGCGGCACGGATGGCGGGATCGAGCGATGAGAGCTTGAATGGCTGGCCCGGGACGATGCCGATCTTGGCCATCTTCTCGAGCATTGGCGCGTCCTCGGCGGGCGGCACGGCCACGGTGCCCATCAGGCGCGTCATCCAGTCGAAATAGCCTTCGACCCCAAGCGCCAGAATGACCTTCTGCGGCGCTTCGTCCATCTTGATACCCACATCCGCCACGGGCTGGGGAACGAAGGTGTAATCCTTGGTGTACGAGGACAGCGGCACGAGCCTGTACTGGTCCTGCAGCTTGTGGACGATGGCGAGATCTTCGGGCGTGTCGAGCGCGTAAGTCCGTCCCAGCACGCCGAGATAGCGGGTGGGATAGGCGATGTGGATCATGCCCTTCGGCACCTCGCCCTTCCAGCCGGGACCGGTGAAGAGATAGGTCGCCGCCGCCGTTCCGGTGGTGTTGGTGCCCACCGAGTGCTTCACGACCATCCACAGGTCGATCAGCTCGAAGTTGAAGAAGCGATCCTTGATCTCCGGATGGCTGAAGACCATGGGCTCCTTCAGGTCGAGCCATGCCATGGAATAAAGCGTGTCCGCATTGGTGGCCGAGACGCCGCGATAGGTCGCCGGCGGATAGCCCCGCACATTGAAGAAGGAGCCCAGTGGGGCGCTCATCAGCCCGGCCTTGGCCACATTACTCATTTGCAGGCGGGTGACGTCGGTGGTCACCAGCGAGTAGCCATAGATGTAGGCATCCATGGCGATCTGCCGTGCCTCGTCGGGGCTGATGCTGGACGCGTGCGCAAGAGTGGGCGCGAGGGTAGACGCGGGCACCACAGCGGCGGCCAAGGTGCCCACGGCCGTGGTGGCCAAGAAGGCGCGACGAGAAAGCGCATTCATTGCAAGATGTTCTTTCATATGGGCCTCTCCTGAGCTGCTCGATGAGGCTGGCCCCGCTCCGCGCGCGGGGACGTAGAACAAAAACGACCCAGGCCTGGTGACGCGGCGCGGTTCAGGGCGCGGCCGAGCCTGCACTCCGCTATCAGTTTGGGCAACACGAAAGGCATCCCGGCCGTCGTCGCCCACCAGCCTGTTCTGACAGCGAAGGCCGTGGTCATTGGTATTCCCTGCCTCTATCGTGCCGGGTGCCGCTCCTCGCTGGGCGCACCATGATTTGGAATTGAGCGGTTAGGCCGAAAGATCAAAAAGCGATGTTTCCCGCCACCCATTTTGCGCCAGTTCCGCGGAGGCTCTCGGCGAACACGGCTCTCGGCTCGACAACACTCATCACCATCACGGCGCTGGCAGGCGTTTCGGGGTTCGTCCGCAACGCATTCAGCGAGCGGCTGCTCAACAGCGCCAACCGGGCAGCGATGCTCGATATCGAAGCCATCGAGGATCAGAACTGCTTCATCCCGCATCTGACAGTAACGACCTTCGCCGATGCCGTCGCGAAACTGTCCGGCGAGCCGTATTTCACGCTTGCTCTCGCGCCCCACCTGACCATGGCCAGCAAGGGATGCTGGGCCGACTACATGCTTGCCGCTCCGACCTTGGGCAGAGCCATTGAGCGAGCGATCGGCACCATCGGTTTCCATAGCAAAGGCGACACCATGTCGCTTGCCGTCAGTGCCGGCGAGGCGCGGCTCAGCTATGCCAGCGCCGCCAGGGTATTTGATGGCTACCTGCACGTTGCGATCGGCACCGTTGGAATTCTCCTGAGCCTTTGCAGGCACTTCCTATCCGCTGCGTGGCGTCCGCTGCGGATCGAGTTTGACCTTGCCCGGCCGAAACACCGGACAGCCTTCGAGGATTCCTTCGACTGCCCGGTCATCTTTGATGCGCCAAGCCTGTCCTTGTGCTTCGAGGCCAGTGAGCTTGCAAGAAGCCGCGCCGCAGGTCACCAAGGCTGGCCGATCACGGTCGCAGACATCGCCCGGGCACGGGTGGAATGCCGGACGCTGAATAGTGTCCGCGATGTCATCCTTCAGCAGATCTGGACGCAGGTGCAGAGCGGAGAGGTGTCGGTCGAAAGCGCGGCATGTTCTCTCGACACGAGCGTGCGCACCCTTCAGCGCGAACTGAACCGTGAGGGCACAAATTTTCGCGAACTTGCGAACGCCATGCGCACCAGAAGGGCGGCGGAGCTTTTGCGAGACACGACGTCGTCGGTCACCGAGATATCAGCGGTTCTCGGCTATTCGGCGCCGGCCCATTTCGCCCGCGCCTTTCGCAAGGGGACGGGTAGGAGCCCGCATGAGTTTCGTCGACATCTCCCTTCGCAGATCGCCGTGTGACAGACGTGTATCGTCCGAAGCGCCGGGGTAGCGGATTGAGGCCGCTTCCCGGACGAGCCCGTCACCTACCCAATGCCAGCGCGCCTCAACGGCGGAAAGCGTACCCGCCGGATGTCTCCGTTTGGACTGGACGCGGACCTGGGCGGCAGATTGATCAACCGGTGCAGCTTCTCCACCGTGCCGCCGGCATCCAGCCAGTCTGTCACGTCGCCCTTGCGCGGCAGGTCGGGCAGCTCGACGATGCGAATGCGGCTGGCGACGGGCTTGAGTGCACGCGCCGCCATCTCGGCATGCTCGCGCCCGGCCTGGTCATTATCCGGCAGGATCACGACATCGGCGCCGACGAAGAACTTGATGAAGTCCAGCCTCCTCGTCACTCCAACCGGTAGCCGCCACTGGCGTCTTCGGCACGGCTTCGAAGGCAGGGAGAGGACGGTGTCCGCTGGAGCCTGTCCCGTCGTCTCCCTTACTGAGGCCGGTTAGTCAGTCTCGGCACGTGTCTATAGCTCGCCCGAAGAACTTTGCGTAAACTGGGGACACGAGGACGCATCCGTAGCGCCGCGACAGGGCGCCACGGTGCAGTGCCACTGGCGCGGACGCTGATGCCCGGAAGTACTTCCGGACGGGCTGATCGGGCTTTGGTCACGCCGATGCCCGATGGCGCAAGTGGGTTTTGGGAGACTGGCATGCCATTGGCGTCCAAGGATCGGCCGGGGCCTTGCGCGCGACATTCGCCGGCGCGTCCGGTATCGCGCACGATGCCCAGTCACCGATATCGAGCTGAAGATGCCTGATCTGTCGGAAAGCTCGGGCAGCGGCCGAGTGGCGACATTTGGGCCCTACACGCTGAACCCCGTTGGGCGTCGGCTGACGCGTGGCGCAGATGTCATCCATGTCGGAAGTCGGGCGATGGACTTGCTCATCGCTCTGGTCGAGAACTGCGGACAGGTGCTGACGCACCGCCAGCTCCTGGCTCATGCATGGCCCGGCTTGACCGTCGAGGAAGCCAATCTCCGCGTGCACATTTCCGCGTTGCGCAAGAGTCTCAATGTCGGCGAAGCGCAGGGACAGTATATCGAGAACGTGGTCGGCCGGGGCTATTGTTTCGTAGCCCCCCTCCATTGGTCGGACGCCTCTATAGCCCCGCCCACGGCAGCCATTGTCGATCCGATCATGTCGCCATCTGCCGCTGCGACCGCGCTGGCAGATGACGCGTCCTCCAGCACACCCGCTTTTCCGCCTCGTCCCCGGCAGCGACTTCCCCTGCCACCCGCTCGCATCATCGGCCTGAACGAACGCGTACAGACTCTTGTCGGGCAACTCGACAAGCAGCGTTTTGTCACGATCGTGGGCGCCGGCGGCATGGGCAAGACCACGGCCGCTGTGCTCGTCGGTCAGTATGTCCAGAGCGAGCGCGGTGGGGATGTGATTTTCCTCGACCTCAGCCCGGTTCGCGATCCGTGCCTTCTGCCGTCTGCGCTGGGGAGCATGCTGGGGGTGGTCTCTAAGCCTGGGCACACCGAAGAGGCCATCATCGCGCATCTCCGGGGAACGAGAGCCTTGTTGATCCTCGATAGCTGCGAACACCTCGTCGACGCGGCGGCGAGCCTTTGCGAGCGGCTTTTTTTGTCTTTGGATGAACTGCATATTCTCGCGACCAGCCGGGAAGCCCTCCGGGTCAGCGGCGAACACGTCCACATCCTGCCGCCACTCGAGATGCCTCCCGAGGGCGTCAACCTGACGGCGGCTGAAGCGCTCAACTTTCCCGCCGTGCAACTGTTCATGGACCGCGCCGCGACGAGCGGGTATCGCGCGCCCCTGGAAGATTCGCAGACCCAGTTAATAGGCGGTATCTGCCGGCGCCTGGATGGTGTCGCGCTGGCGATCGAACTGGTTGCAAGCCGGGCCGGCACGTTCGGTCTTCACGGTGTCGCGGAGATGATGCAGGAGAGTTTCCAGTTGCATGGGCAGGGGCGCCGCAGCGCGCCAATGCGTCATCAGACCCTGGAGGCTCTGTTCGACTGGAGTTACGCGCTTCTATCGCTGCGCGATCAGATGGTTCTTCAAAGGCTGGCGGTGTTTGCCGGCTTCTTCACCCTTAAGGACGCTTTGGCGGTCGCGAGTGATAGCCAGGAGGACCGCCTGTCGGTGGCGAACGCCGTCACCGGGCTTGTAGACAAGTCCCTGATCTGGACATCGGCAAGCGGTTCTCCCGTCTATTTCCGCCTGCTCGATACGACGCGGGTTTTCGCTGCCCGCAAGCTGGAAGAGGCCGGCGAACGGGACCAGGTGGCGCGCCGCCATCTCCATCACATCCTTCATGTTCTGAAGGAAAATAAACTTGACGCAGCGATCTTCAGTGGACGCGATCTATCCGCCCACGCGGCCCGCCTGGGAGACGTCCGTGCCGCACTCAACTGGGCACGGGATGACGCGACGAACGCCGCGGACTTCGCCCAACTGGCCGCAATCGCCGCTCCGTTCTTCCTCGGTCTTTCGCTGCTGGCCGAGTGTGAGCATTGGTGCCACCTGGGGCTCGAAGCCCTCGGCGACGAGGCCGAGGGAGAGCACATGCGGCTGCTTTTGCTCGAAGGACTGGCGATCGGCGCCATGTTCACGCAGGGTAATCGCAGCGCCATCAGTTCGGCGATCCGCAAAGGGCAATCGCTTGCAGCCCGGCTGAACGAAGTTTCTCATGAATTTCATCTGCTCGCCGGCGAGCACATTTTCATCACCCGGCTCGGCGATTTCGCCGGGGCGTTAGGTGTCGCGGAGCGATGCGCCGAACTCAGTACGCGCATCGGCACCCCGGAAGTGCTCGCGATGGCCGATTGGATGATGGGATGTTGCCATCATCTCCTCGGTGATCAACTCAAGGGGCAGCTCTTCACCGAACGCGGCTTTCAGCATCTGCCCTTCACGGATGCGCCCAATGTTGACTATTTCGGTTTCGATCATCGCGTGCGGGCCATCGAAGTCATGGCACGGGTGGCCTGGTTGCGCGGCGACATACCGCGATCGCACCAACTGGCAGTCGACGTCATCCGCGAAGCGGACCGTCGCGGTCATCCGGTCTCGATCTGCATCGCGCTTATCTACGGAACGACAGTTTCGCTGTGGAGCGAGGACACCGAGCTGTCTGGCCAGCGCATAGGCCGTCTGCTGGACCATGCCAGCCGTCACGCCTTAACCCCCTATCGTGTGGTGGGTGAAGGGCTGATGGGTCAACTCGCCGTTCAACTGGGTGAGACGGCCAAAGGCGTCGCTGCCATTGAGCGTGCACTCACCTATTGTCGTATTGAGGGTCATCAGGTTCTCGCCACGGAGATGATGGCCAGCCTTGCGCGCGGCCAGGCGGCGCTTGGCCTGCTTGACGCGGCACGTTCGACGGCCGCGGGCGCGATCGAGCATGCGCGGCTGGCTGGGGGCTGCTGCAATCTTGCCGATCTCATACTTGTCCAGGCCGAGCTTGAGATCATTGGCGGCGGGAGCGTCGAGAGTATTGATCCGTTCGTCCAGAACGCCCTGCGATTGGCGCGGCAGCAATCCGCTCATCATCTGGAGCTGAAAGCCGCTCTTCTCAACCACTGCCTGAACGAGCGCGCGGACACTGCGGCGCTCCTCGCGGAATGCCGTGGCCGGGTCTCTCCAGATTGCGCGCTCAACTACCCGGCCCTGGTGCGCGGGATGCTGGAAAAGCGGACGTAACAGCCAGCAGCGAATTCACGCGGTTTAACACAGTTAAACGCGTTTGATTCCAAGACTTGTTCTATTTTTCTTACGACGACGCTCCAGCGGACTCGCGCCGTTGCAGGGGTATTTGCGCGCGCTGGTGAAAGCCGTGAGATGTTGACCCGCATCCGGCGTGTCGAAGGATAAATGTCTTTGAATATCACGTATTGGTACAGTAATATTTTTAGTCCACTTAATATATACATAATAATAATGCTTCATACAAGAGTAGTTATATATATTTCATATATGTGCTTGATGAATTTTTTGTATTTAATTAAAATATTATTTTTGAAAAATAACTGAAAACCCTAGTTCATAGAAATATCGTGCGTCTTGAAAGAGTCCGACCGAAGAAGCCTGCCACACTGTCGGGGCTGGAGCAATCAATATGGGGCGCTCTCATGGCTAGCGTGACGATCATGGAAACGGCGAAACGCATTCAACAACCAGAAGATGTTCCGCCCAGCGTTGCAGGCGTCGACAGCACAGCCTCCCGATTGGGCGGATTACGTTCCATTTTGCGGGTAGTCCTAACGGTCGTCCTGCTCGCTGGCGTGCTCGGCGGCGGTCTCTACGCTGGCTGGGCATACTGGACCCAGTGGCGTTTCGAGGTCTCAACCGATGATGCCTATGTGCAGGCCGACATCGTGACGATCGCGCCGCAGGTCGCTGGCAACATCGCCAAGCTTATGGTCAACGACAATCAGATCGTAAAGGCAGGTCAAGTCCTCGCCATCATAGAGCAGAAGGACTTCCAGGCAGCGGTCGACCAGGCCAAGGCCGGCACACAACAGTCACAGGCGGCGATCGCCACCATCGAGGCGGAGCTGGCCCAGCAGCAGGCGGCCATTTCCGAGGCGCAGGCGACGATCGATGCCGACAAGGCAGCGGAGGTCTTTGCCGAACAGAATAATCAGCGTTTCGGCACGCTCGCAAAGGACGGCTACGG comes from the Ancylobacter pratisalsi genome and includes:
- a CDS encoding DUF1254 domain-containing protein codes for the protein MNALSRRAFLATTAVGTLAAAVVPASTLAPTLAHASSISPDEARQIAMDAYIYGYSLVTTDVTRLQMSNVAKAGLMSAPLGSFFNVRGYPPATYRGVSATNADTLYSMAWLDLKEPMVFSHPEIKDRFFNFELIDLWMVVKHSVGTNTTGTAAATYLFTGPGWKGEVPKGMIHIAYPTRYLGVLGRTYALDTPEDLAIVHKLQDQYRLVPLSSYTKDYTFVPQPVADVGIKMDEAPQKVILALGVEGYFDWMTRLMGTVAVPPAEDAPMLEKMAKIGIVPGQPFKLSSLDPAIRAALKDVPQRVTDKLNETWATLGKDVNGWRVTTTGAIYGTDYLTRAIWASNGWPSQQTQVSVYPTTYVDGAGVKLDGKNNYTLTFKKGELPPINEQGFWSITMYQIDNGLWFYPNALNKLTVSTRNSFIYNEDGSLTLYFQHESPGKDKEQNWLPAPAASFAMTMRLYWPNKTPPSILDGSWGPPPVMKA
- a CDS encoding winged helix-turn-helix domain-containing protein encodes the protein MPDLSESSGSGRVATFGPYTLNPVGRRLTRGADVIHVGSRAMDLLIALVENCGQVLTHRQLLAHAWPGLTVEEANLRVHISALRKSLNVGEAQGQYIENVVGRGYCFVAPLHWSDASIAPPTAAIVDPIMSPSAAATALADDASSSTPAFPPRPRQRLPLPPARIIGLNERVQTLVGQLDKQRFVTIVGAGGMGKTTAAVLVGQYVQSERGGDVIFLDLSPVRDPCLLPSALGSMLGVVSKPGHTEEAIIAHLRGTRALLILDSCEHLVDAAASLCERLFLSLDELHILATSREALRVSGEHVHILPPLEMPPEGVNLTAAEALNFPAVQLFMDRAATSGYRAPLEDSQTQLIGGICRRLDGVALAIELVASRAGTFGLHGVAEMMQESFQLHGQGRRSAPMRHQTLEALFDWSYALLSLRDQMVLQRLAVFAGFFTLKDALAVASDSQEDRLSVANAVTGLVDKSLIWTSASGSPVYFRLLDTTRVFAARKLEEAGERDQVARRHLHHILHVLKENKLDAAIFSGRDLSAHAARLGDVRAALNWARDDATNAADFAQLAAIAAPFFLGLSLLAECEHWCHLGLEALGDEAEGEHMRLLLLEGLAIGAMFTQGNRSAISSAIRKGQSLAARLNEVSHEFHLLAGEHIFITRLGDFAGALGVAERCAELSTRIGTPEVLAMADWMMGCCHHLLGDQLKGQLFTERGFQHLPFTDAPNVDYFGFDHRVRAIEVMARVAWLRGDIPRSHQLAVDVIREADRRGHPVSICIALIYGTTVSLWSEDTELSGQRIGRLLDHASRHALTPYRVVGEGLMGQLAVQLGETAKGVAAIERALTYCRIEGHQVLATEMMASLARGQAALGLLDAARSTAAGAIEHARLAGGCCNLADLILVQAELEIIGGGSVESIDPFVQNALRLARQQSAHHLELKAALLNHCLNERADTAALLAECRGRVSPDCALNYPALVRGMLEKRT
- a CDS encoding AraC family transcriptional regulator produces the protein MFPATHFAPVPRRLSANTALGSTTLITITALAGVSGFVRNAFSERLLNSANRAAMLDIEAIEDQNCFIPHLTVTTFADAVAKLSGEPYFTLALAPHLTMASKGCWADYMLAAPTLGRAIERAIGTIGFHSKGDTMSLAVSAGEARLSYASAARVFDGYLHVAIGTVGILLSLCRHFLSAAWRPLRIEFDLARPKHRTAFEDSFDCPVIFDAPSLSLCFEASELARSRAAGHQGWPITVADIARARVECRTLNSVRDVILQQIWTQVQSGEVSVESAACSLDTSVRTLQRELNREGTNFRELANAMRTRRAAELLRDTTSSVTEISAVLGYSAPAHFARAFRKGTGRSPHEFRRHLPSQIAV